From one Meles meles chromosome 18, mMelMel3.1 paternal haplotype, whole genome shotgun sequence genomic stretch:
- the PIGW gene encoding phosphatidylinositol-glycan biosynthesis class W protein isoform X1, which translates to MGGKRRGRERAGEERKPGPPERTGRPPLGPSGREPAGSSPGAGRALGSGRTWPALDARVGIRGCSWGKVFREPGEEEKMSQKQMKEAFVSNHNGTSVLEVTQGLCLPAFCILCRGLLIILSQHLCSSHTWRTRFFTDFVFLIVPLVATLTILSSFVLLEHLAVIILGAGLFYQIYCRRTCCARMPVQKILEKFLKIGLESEYVPAISCFRVINSAFTAIAILAVDFPLFPRRFAKTELYGTGAMDFGVGGFIFGTAMVCPEVRRKYTDRSRFCYLTKSLYSVWPLVFLGVGRLVIIKSIGYQEHLTEYGVHWNFFFTLIVVKLLTSLLLIIFPLNKSWIVAISIIVLYQLALDFTPLKRLILYGTDGSGTRIGLLNANREGIISTLGYVAIHMAGVQTGSYMLKTRSHVKDWVKGTYCILLTAISLFISLYIVQVNVEVVSRRMANLAFCIWIIASSLILLSSLLLCDIILSFAKFLIKGAIVPCSWKPVQLSATNKKHSECLVSEAERKEPSLCLITAMNRNQLIFFLLSNITTGLINLLVDTLHSSTLWALIVLNLYMFTNCLIIYVLHLQDKTIKFW; encoded by the exons atgggagggaagaggagagggcgGGAGCGAGCCGGGGAGGAGAGGAAGCCGGGACCGCCAGAGCGCACCGGCCGGCCGCCACTCGGGCCCAGTGGCCGGGAGCCAGCCGGCTCCTCCCCCGGGGCGGGGCGCGCACTGGGCTCCGGGCGCACGTGGCCCGCTCTGGATGCCCGGGTCGGAATTAGGGGTTGCAGCTGGGGCAAAGTATTTCGAGAACCTGGG gaagaagaaaaaatgtctCAAAAGCAGATGAAGGAAGCTTTTGTCAGTAACCACAATGGAACCAGCGTGCTGGAAGTCACCCAGGGCCTGTGCTTACCTGCATTCTGTATCCTGTGCAGAGGGCTCCTGATCATTCTCTCACAGCACTTGTGTTCTTCACATACCTGGAGAACTAGATTCTTCACTGACTTTGTTTTCCTAATAGTTCCCCTGGTGGCCACTTTGACCATTTTGTCTTCATTTGTCCTCCTTGAGCACCTTGCTGTAATTATCCTTGGGGCAGGGCTATTCTATCAAATATACTGCAGGAGAACTTGCTGTGCCAGAATGCCTGTCCAGAAGATACTtgaaaaattcttgaaaattgGTCTAGAATCAGAATACGTTCCAGCCATCTCTTGTTTCCGTGTAATTAACAGTGCATTTACTGCTATTGCCATTTTGGCTGTGGACTTCCCACTTTTTCCCAGAAGATTTGCCAAAACTGAGCTCTATGGGACAGGAGCAATGGATTTTGGAGTAGGAGGTTTTATTTTTGGGACTGCAATGGTTTGTCCAGAGGTTAGGAGAAAATACACTGACAGGTCCAGATTTTGTTATCTTACAAAGTCATTGTACTCTGTTTGGCCACTAGTCTTCCTAGGAGTAGGACGATTAGTCATTATAAAATCCATAGGCTATCAGGAACATTTAACTGAGTATGGAGTtcactggaactttttttttaccttaatagTTGTGAAACTGTTAACATCactgcttttaattatttttcctctaaatAAATCCTGGATTGTGGCCATTAGCATTATTGTGTTATACCAGCTAGCCCTTGACTTTACCCCACTGAAAAGGTTAATTTTGTATGGCACTGATGGTAGTGGCACAAGGATTGGTTTATTAAATGCCAACCGAGAAGGAATAATCTCTACCTTGGGGTATGTGGCAATTCATATGGCCGGTGTGCAAACAGGGTCATATATGCTTAAAACAAGGTCACATGTCAAAGACTGGGTAAAAGGAACATACTGCATTCTGCTGACAGCTATTAGCCTCTTCATATCTCTTTACATAGTTCAGGTAAATGTAGAAGTAGTATCTCGGAGAATGGCCAATTTAGCTTTTTGTATTTGGATAATTGCTTCTAGCCTGATACTTCTTAGTAGTTTATTACTGTGTGATATAATTTTGAGTTTTGCCAAATTTCTAATTAAAGGGGCTATAGTACCATGTTCTTGGAAACCAGTCCAGTTATCTGCcacaaataaaaagcattcagaaTGTCTAGTCTCTGAAGCTGAAAGAAAGGAACCCAGTCTTTGTTTAATCACAGCTATGAACAGAAaccagttaatttttttcttgctgtcaAATATAACTACTGGTTTGATCAACCTGTTAGTAGATACATTACACAGCAGCACCTTGTGGGCCTTAATTGTGCTCAATCTCTATATGTTTACCAACTGtttaattatatatgtgttaCACTTGCAAGATAAGACTATAAAATTTTGGTGA
- the PIGW gene encoding phosphatidylinositol-glycan biosynthesis class W protein isoform X2: MTVNEEEEKMSQKQMKEAFVSNHNGTSVLEVTQGLCLPAFCILCRGLLIILSQHLCSSHTWRTRFFTDFVFLIVPLVATLTILSSFVLLEHLAVIILGAGLFYQIYCRRTCCARMPVQKILEKFLKIGLESEYVPAISCFRVINSAFTAIAILAVDFPLFPRRFAKTELYGTGAMDFGVGGFIFGTAMVCPEVRRKYTDRSRFCYLTKSLYSVWPLVFLGVGRLVIIKSIGYQEHLTEYGVHWNFFFTLIVVKLLTSLLLIIFPLNKSWIVAISIIVLYQLALDFTPLKRLILYGTDGSGTRIGLLNANREGIISTLGYVAIHMAGVQTGSYMLKTRSHVKDWVKGTYCILLTAISLFISLYIVQVNVEVVSRRMANLAFCIWIIASSLILLSSLLLCDIILSFAKFLIKGAIVPCSWKPVQLSATNKKHSECLVSEAERKEPSLCLITAMNRNQLIFFLLSNITTGLINLLVDTLHSSTLWALIVLNLYMFTNCLIIYVLHLQDKTIKFW, from the exons ATGACTGTGAATGAG gaagaagaaaaaatgtctCAAAAGCAGATGAAGGAAGCTTTTGTCAGTAACCACAATGGAACCAGCGTGCTGGAAGTCACCCAGGGCCTGTGCTTACCTGCATTCTGTATCCTGTGCAGAGGGCTCCTGATCATTCTCTCACAGCACTTGTGTTCTTCACATACCTGGAGAACTAGATTCTTCACTGACTTTGTTTTCCTAATAGTTCCCCTGGTGGCCACTTTGACCATTTTGTCTTCATTTGTCCTCCTTGAGCACCTTGCTGTAATTATCCTTGGGGCAGGGCTATTCTATCAAATATACTGCAGGAGAACTTGCTGTGCCAGAATGCCTGTCCAGAAGATACTtgaaaaattcttgaaaattgGTCTAGAATCAGAATACGTTCCAGCCATCTCTTGTTTCCGTGTAATTAACAGTGCATTTACTGCTATTGCCATTTTGGCTGTGGACTTCCCACTTTTTCCCAGAAGATTTGCCAAAACTGAGCTCTATGGGACAGGAGCAATGGATTTTGGAGTAGGAGGTTTTATTTTTGGGACTGCAATGGTTTGTCCAGAGGTTAGGAGAAAATACACTGACAGGTCCAGATTTTGTTATCTTACAAAGTCATTGTACTCTGTTTGGCCACTAGTCTTCCTAGGAGTAGGACGATTAGTCATTATAAAATCCATAGGCTATCAGGAACATTTAACTGAGTATGGAGTtcactggaactttttttttaccttaatagTTGTGAAACTGTTAACATCactgcttttaattatttttcctctaaatAAATCCTGGATTGTGGCCATTAGCATTATTGTGTTATACCAGCTAGCCCTTGACTTTACCCCACTGAAAAGGTTAATTTTGTATGGCACTGATGGTAGTGGCACAAGGATTGGTTTATTAAATGCCAACCGAGAAGGAATAATCTCTACCTTGGGGTATGTGGCAATTCATATGGCCGGTGTGCAAACAGGGTCATATATGCTTAAAACAAGGTCACATGTCAAAGACTGGGTAAAAGGAACATACTGCATTCTGCTGACAGCTATTAGCCTCTTCATATCTCTTTACATAGTTCAGGTAAATGTAGAAGTAGTATCTCGGAGAATGGCCAATTTAGCTTTTTGTATTTGGATAATTGCTTCTAGCCTGATACTTCTTAGTAGTTTATTACTGTGTGATATAATTTTGAGTTTTGCCAAATTTCTAATTAAAGGGGCTATAGTACCATGTTCTTGGAAACCAGTCCAGTTATCTGCcacaaataaaaagcattcagaaTGTCTAGTCTCTGAAGCTGAAAGAAAGGAACCCAGTCTTTGTTTAATCACAGCTATGAACAGAAaccagttaatttttttcttgctgtcaAATATAACTACTGGTTTGATCAACCTGTTAGTAGATACATTACACAGCAGCACCTTGTGGGCCTTAATTGTGCTCAATCTCTATATGTTTACCAACTGtttaattatatatgtgttaCACTTGCAAGATAAGACTATAAAATTTTGGTGA
- the PIGW gene encoding phosphatidylinositol-glycan biosynthesis class W protein isoform X3, with translation MSQKQMKEAFVSNHNGTSVLEVTQGLCLPAFCILCRGLLIILSQHLCSSHTWRTRFFTDFVFLIVPLVATLTILSSFVLLEHLAVIILGAGLFYQIYCRRTCCARMPVQKILEKFLKIGLESEYVPAISCFRVINSAFTAIAILAVDFPLFPRRFAKTELYGTGAMDFGVGGFIFGTAMVCPEVRRKYTDRSRFCYLTKSLYSVWPLVFLGVGRLVIIKSIGYQEHLTEYGVHWNFFFTLIVVKLLTSLLLIIFPLNKSWIVAISIIVLYQLALDFTPLKRLILYGTDGSGTRIGLLNANREGIISTLGYVAIHMAGVQTGSYMLKTRSHVKDWVKGTYCILLTAISLFISLYIVQVNVEVVSRRMANLAFCIWIIASSLILLSSLLLCDIILSFAKFLIKGAIVPCSWKPVQLSATNKKHSECLVSEAERKEPSLCLITAMNRNQLIFFLLSNITTGLINLLVDTLHSSTLWALIVLNLYMFTNCLIIYVLHLQDKTIKFW, from the coding sequence atgtctCAAAAGCAGATGAAGGAAGCTTTTGTCAGTAACCACAATGGAACCAGCGTGCTGGAAGTCACCCAGGGCCTGTGCTTACCTGCATTCTGTATCCTGTGCAGAGGGCTCCTGATCATTCTCTCACAGCACTTGTGTTCTTCACATACCTGGAGAACTAGATTCTTCACTGACTTTGTTTTCCTAATAGTTCCCCTGGTGGCCACTTTGACCATTTTGTCTTCATTTGTCCTCCTTGAGCACCTTGCTGTAATTATCCTTGGGGCAGGGCTATTCTATCAAATATACTGCAGGAGAACTTGCTGTGCCAGAATGCCTGTCCAGAAGATACTtgaaaaattcttgaaaattgGTCTAGAATCAGAATACGTTCCAGCCATCTCTTGTTTCCGTGTAATTAACAGTGCATTTACTGCTATTGCCATTTTGGCTGTGGACTTCCCACTTTTTCCCAGAAGATTTGCCAAAACTGAGCTCTATGGGACAGGAGCAATGGATTTTGGAGTAGGAGGTTTTATTTTTGGGACTGCAATGGTTTGTCCAGAGGTTAGGAGAAAATACACTGACAGGTCCAGATTTTGTTATCTTACAAAGTCATTGTACTCTGTTTGGCCACTAGTCTTCCTAGGAGTAGGACGATTAGTCATTATAAAATCCATAGGCTATCAGGAACATTTAACTGAGTATGGAGTtcactggaactttttttttaccttaatagTTGTGAAACTGTTAACATCactgcttttaattatttttcctctaaatAAATCCTGGATTGTGGCCATTAGCATTATTGTGTTATACCAGCTAGCCCTTGACTTTACCCCACTGAAAAGGTTAATTTTGTATGGCACTGATGGTAGTGGCACAAGGATTGGTTTATTAAATGCCAACCGAGAAGGAATAATCTCTACCTTGGGGTATGTGGCAATTCATATGGCCGGTGTGCAAACAGGGTCATATATGCTTAAAACAAGGTCACATGTCAAAGACTGGGTAAAAGGAACATACTGCATTCTGCTGACAGCTATTAGCCTCTTCATATCTCTTTACATAGTTCAGGTAAATGTAGAAGTAGTATCTCGGAGAATGGCCAATTTAGCTTTTTGTATTTGGATAATTGCTTCTAGCCTGATACTTCTTAGTAGTTTATTACTGTGTGATATAATTTTGAGTTTTGCCAAATTTCTAATTAAAGGGGCTATAGTACCATGTTCTTGGAAACCAGTCCAGTTATCTGCcacaaataaaaagcattcagaaTGTCTAGTCTCTGAAGCTGAAAGAAAGGAACCCAGTCTTTGTTTAATCACAGCTATGAACAGAAaccagttaatttttttcttgctgtcaAATATAACTACTGGTTTGATCAACCTGTTAGTAGATACATTACACAGCAGCACCTTGTGGGCCTTAATTGTGCTCAATCTCTATATGTTTACCAACTGtttaattatatatgtgttaCACTTGCAAGATAAGACTATAAAATTTTGGTGA